From one Flavobacteriales bacterium genomic stretch:
- a CDS encoding thrombospondin type 3 repeat-containing protein, producing the protein MPGGSALPGSPCDDGDPQTVGDSWSGSCQCIGTSVDCLGVPNGSALPGTPCDDSDPSTGNDQWSASCACAGLPIDCNGVPGGGAVLDLCGVCGGNDDCIDVTACFSLMGSPNPDGEEAGNGNIYSNTGALDLVFDSEANPWRGNQFIAIRWRDVAIPAGSTIVDARIQFTARGTTQVNPCSLEVSLQESPDAEALGFVPFSYSARPRTGAIPWIPAPWPTANASGAAQRTSNLAAQLQQVIDLPGWQSGNAVAAFVQGMGRRTAWSFDQDPARSARLCVSYALPSADCEGVEGGLALPGTPCDDNNSSTGADTWQADCTCAGLPIDCAGVAGGNAVVGSPCDDGDDGTGNDSWQSDCTCVGLPIDCNGVPGGGAVIGTPCDDAIASTVNDAWSPDCSCIGILVDCMGVIGGSALPGTLCDDGNSGTGDDTWQADCTCAGLPIDCAGVPGGGAVIGSLCDDGNADTGDDSWQSDCTCAGLPIDCEGMPGGGAVIGSPCDDGLALTINDAYGPDCLCAGEPVGIDCEGTIDGSALPGTPCNDGDTATGNDTWTAQCQCLGALIDCTGAPGGIALPGTPCDDGDPDTGNDAWDAVCQCMGAPLDCLGDPGGVALPGSPCDDGDASTGNDAWQADCSCEGELIDCTGEAGGPALPGSPCDDGDPQTGNDTWGADCQCMGATFDCLGAPGGSAVPGSPCDDGDPDTGNDAWQTDCMCAGQALDCLGVPGGSAIPETPCDDGDPLTGNDLWLFDCTCEGQLIDCEGFAGGPALPGTPCNDGDAGTVNDAWQPDCTCAGVAIDCEGVIGGAALPGTPCNDGNIFTGNDAWQSDCTCAGLYYDCEQVPGGPALPGTPCDDGDPVSVQDTWSNGCDCVGLYPDCLGIIAGPNLPGSPCDDGNTATANDAFTADCECVGMLVDCAGVPGGDALPGAPCDDNNPATGNDAYTSTCLCVGEAYDCEGIAGGLALPGTPCDDGDPLTVSDAWTLTCACIGLQVDCAGVINGTAFIDLCGVCAGGTTGIEPNPDDDSDGAPDCLDNCPGLANPIQEDFDGDAVGDACDNCPWVPNPDQQDSNANGLGDACDDIGINETIAAPWLAVHPNPSRGLIRIAPVIGATRLMTIDAIGATVMQLPFATLVDLAPLAQGTYMLLVLDSDGAVIGRARIIRH; encoded by the coding sequence ATGCCCGGAGGAAGCGCGTTGCCCGGCTCTCCGTGCGATGATGGTGATCCGCAAACCGTGGGCGATTCCTGGAGCGGTTCATGCCAGTGCATTGGAACATCGGTCGATTGCCTGGGGGTGCCCAATGGATCCGCCCTGCCCGGAACGCCTTGTGATGACAGCGATCCGTCCACAGGCAACGACCAATGGAGCGCGAGTTGCGCATGCGCAGGCTTGCCGATCGATTGCAACGGCGTGCCCGGTGGCGGCGCGGTGCTCGACCTGTGCGGCGTGTGCGGAGGCAATGATGATTGCATCGATGTTACCGCTTGCTTCAGCCTCATGGGGTCGCCGAACCCCGATGGCGAAGAGGCCGGTAACGGGAACATCTACTCCAACACCGGCGCGCTCGACCTGGTGTTCGACAGCGAGGCGAATCCTTGGCGAGGCAATCAGTTCATCGCGATCCGCTGGCGCGATGTCGCCATCCCGGCAGGAAGCACCATCGTCGATGCGCGGATCCAATTCACGGCTCGGGGCACCACCCAAGTGAACCCTTGCTCGCTGGAGGTCTCGCTGCAAGAGAGCCCGGATGCCGAAGCCCTTGGCTTCGTGCCGTTCAGCTATTCCGCGCGCCCTCGCACCGGTGCCATTCCTTGGATCCCGGCGCCGTGGCCAACGGCCAATGCGAGCGGCGCCGCACAGCGCACGTCGAACCTGGCCGCGCAGCTCCAGCAGGTGATCGACCTCCCCGGTTGGCAATCGGGCAACGCGGTGGCGGCCTTCGTGCAAGGCATGGGCCGGCGGACCGCGTGGAGCTTCGATCAGGATCCGGCGCGTTCGGCGCGCCTCTGCGTTTCTTACGCGTTACCGTCAGCCGATTGCGAAGGCGTGGAAGGTGGACTTGCCCTGCCCGGCACCCCCTGCGACGACAACAACAGCAGCACTGGCGCTGACACATGGCAAGCGGACTGCACCTGCGCGGGCCTTCCGATCGATTGCGCTGGCGTGGCTGGTGGCAACGCCGTGGTCGGTTCGCCCTGTGATGATGGCGATGACGGTACGGGCAACGATAGCTGGCAATCGGATTGCACTTGCGTGGGCCTGCCCATCGATTGCAATGGCGTGCCCGGTGGCGGCGCTGTGATCGGAACGCCCTGCGACGATGCCATCGCATCAACCGTGAACGATGCGTGGAGCCCTGATTGCTCATGCATAGGCATCCTCGTCGATTGCATGGGTGTCATCGGCGGATCCGCGCTTCCCGGCACACTGTGCGACGACGGCAATAGCGGCACCGGAGATGATACCTGGCAAGCGGACTGCACCTGCGCTGGTCTTCCGATTGATTGCGCAGGCGTGCCCGGAGGCGGCGCTGTGATCGGTTCGCTTTGCGATGATGGCAATGCCGATACAGGCGACGATAGCTGGCAATCGGATTGCACCTGCGCGGGCTTGCCCATCGATTGCGAAGGCATGCCCGGTGGCGGTGCCGTGATCGGATCGCCCTGCGACGATGGCCTCGCGCTAACGATCAACGATGCGTATGGGCCAGACTGCCTCTGCGCCGGAGAGCCAGTGGGGATTGATTGTGAAGGGACCATTGACGGCAGCGCCCTGCCCGGGACGCCATGCAACGACGGAGATACAGCAACGGGCAACGACACCTGGACCGCGCAATGCCAATGCTTGGGCGCACTGATTGATTGCACAGGTGCGCCGGGCGGCATCGCCCTGCCTGGCACGCCCTGCGACGATGGGGATCCGGACACGGGGAACGATGCTTGGGACGCGGTTTGCCAATGCATGGGCGCGCCGCTCGATTGCCTCGGCGATCCCGGCGGAGTTGCGCTGCCCGGTTCGCCGTGCGACGATGGTGATGCCAGCACCGGCAATGATGCATGGCAGGCGGACTGCAGCTGCGAAGGTGAACTCATCGACTGCACCGGGGAGGCAGGTGGCCCGGCGCTGCCTGGATCTCCCTGCGACGATGGTGATCCGCAGACAGGCAACGATACGTGGGGCGCGGATTGCCAGTGCATGGGCGCGACGTTCGATTGCTTGGGCGCCCCCGGGGGAAGCGCGGTTCCTGGATCGCCATGTGATGACGGTGATCCGGACACCGGCAACGATGCGTGGCAGACGGACTGCATGTGCGCGGGCCAAGCCTTGGATTGCCTCGGTGTGCCCGGCGGGAGCGCCATCCCTGAAACGCCCTGCGACGATGGTGATCCGCTCACGGGCAACGACCTCTGGCTCTTCGACTGCACCTGTGAAGGCCAGCTGATTGATTGCGAGGGCTTCGCAGGCGGCCCTGCGCTGCCCGGAACCCCTTGCAACGATGGTGATGCGGGCACCGTCAATGATGCCTGGCAGCCGGACTGCACATGCGCAGGTGTGGCAATCGATTGTGAAGGCGTTATCGGTGGAGCCGCTTTGCCTGGCACACCCTGCAACGATGGTAACATATTCACTGGCAATGATGCGTGGCAGTCAGATTGCACCTGCGCCGGACTCTACTATGATTGCGAGCAAGTGCCCGGCGGCCCAGCACTGCCCGGTACGCCTTGCGATGATGGCGACCCCGTTTCCGTGCAGGACACCTGGAGCAATGGCTGCGACTGCGTGGGGCTCTATCCTGATTGCCTCGGGATCATCGCAGGCCCTAACCTGCCCGGTTCGCCCTGCGATGATGGAAATACCGCCACGGCCAATGATGCATTCACGGCCGATTGCGAATGCGTAGGAATGCTGGTCGATTGCGCAGGGGTGCCCGGCGGAGATGCCTTGCCCGGAGCGCCGTGCGACGACAATAATCCTGCTACCGGAAACGATGCCTACACCAGTACCTGCCTTTGCGTGGGCGAGGCCTACGATTGCGAGGGCATCGCAGGAGGCCTGGCCCTCCCCGGGACCCCGTGCGACGATGGTGATCCATTGACGGTGAGCGACGCCTGGACCTTGACATGCGCGTGCATCGGCTTGCAGGTCGATTGCGCCGGCGTGATCAACGGCACCGCGTTCATCGACCTATGCGGCGTGTGCGCGGGCGGCACCACCGGGATTGAACCGAATCCCGATGACGACAGCGACGGCGCGCCTGATTGCCTCGACAATTGTCCAGGGCTCGCCAATCCCATTCAGGAGGATTTCGATGGGGATGCCGTGGGCGATGCCTGTGACAATTGCCCTTGGGTGCCGAACCCGGATCAGCAGGATTCGAATGCGAACGGCCTCGGCGATGCGTGCGACGACATCGGCATCAATGAGACGATCGCTGCGCCCTGGCTGGCTGTGCATCCCAATCCGAGCCGCGGCCTGATCCGGATCGCGCCGGTCATCGGAGCGACGCGCTTGATGACGATCGATGCGATCGGGGCCACCGTGATGCAGCTGCCGTTCGCGACCTTGGTCGATCTGGCGCCGCTCGCGCAAGGCACCTACATGCTCCTCGTGCTCGATTCGGACGGTGCGGTGATCGGGCGCGCGCGGATCATCCGCCATTGA
- a CDS encoding amino acid adenylation domain-containing protein, translating to MASQHHNLFSLFDLDRDEAIALEHGDQRITYARLMSSSSRIAAMVAAGGGTHSTIGLCLDRSPELIVSVLGIVQAGAAYVPIDPTYPAERIAGMLEDAKPPVVITSKVHQHLFKGTSTKLLLIEDIDLENGPVLGGPCPAKPEDLLYVLFTSGSTGRPKGVAMHHAPLTNLIQWQLRASVCKEGDRTLQFAPISFDVSFQEIFTTFAQGGTLVLITDEDRLNSTQLLRKVIAQKINRIIVPFVALQYLAEAVERTGEVPSSLKEVFTSGEQLKITPAIASLFKQLPSCRFCNQYGPTEGHVVSELELKGDPSTWPVLPNIGKAIDHVKLYVLDEQMKPVKKGEEGELYLGGACVAKGYIGRDDLTAERFLADPFNPGGRLYKTGDRAAELPNGEIDYKGRIDGQVKVRGYRIELGEVELAMEKHAAVEQAVATVREDRPGLKRLIGYYVAKSELSTNELRKHLASLLPDYMQPSAFVAVKELPRTPSGKIDRKALPAPDVKRPDLDVAFAAPTSAVQKTLANVWADLLGIDRVGIDDNFFDLGGNSLLSIQCVAQLEGHGLKLPIVKLYQHPTVRACAAFLEGDASAASPAEMAKARVGARHVSPEKRDVAIIGMSGKFPGAANVEELWANLLAKKNSISTWTVDELDPSIPAELRNDPDYVKARGVIADADKFDHAFFGVNPKVAALMDPQQRVFLETAWAALEDAAYDPAQFAGLIGVYAGMGNNTYFTRNVIGHPELIEQVGDFAVMTANEKDYIATRLAFEFDLRGPALSIHTACSTSLVAIAQAFKALRDGECDMALAGGIAITAPINSGIVYNEGGMYSPDGSTRTFDANGKGTSFSDGCGIIVLKRLDDAVRDKDHIYAVIKGAALNNDGSDKASFTAPSVRGQAEVIAMAQADAGVTPGEITYVETHGTATPLGDPIEVEALTLAFGGKTNGHHCVIGSIKSNIGHLTPAAGAAGVIKTALALQQEVIPANVGFETPNPAIDFKNSPFRVLTESEAWPRVPGKPRIAGVSSFGVGGTNAHVILAEPPVAVASSASRSRQLFLLSAKSKTSLDAMTDNLRTWLETHPKAFLADAAYTLQVGRRHFKHRRLVVGGSHGEVIHAIANKDTNLIGTRELHEAAPGVVFMFPGQGSQYVNMGRDLCESEPVFKQHFDQCCDLFTKEFGTDPGSEPGAGLKAIIFPKAGEEEKAAEQLKQTIYTQASLFTMHYSLAKLWMHWGITPDAMMGHSIGEFAAACLAGVFSLEDAVKLVANRGRMMQELPGGSMLSIRTAEEDVVKRLPEGCSIAANNGPQLCVASGPREAITKLQAELEHDGITCKLLVTSHAFHSPMMDAIMEPYKKVVESVKLSAPRIPIVSTVTAEWLKDDEATSSKYWSGHLRATVRFAQAVKFAWSDADRVMLEVGPRTTATTLARQQSTDNKKQAAVPSLGDSAGNGNELTQLLKAVGGLWQSGVLIDWSKFYEREDRCRISMPTYAFERIRHWVDPVAMVADGGRTIASTTIEAPVPNSGDANLSPKESLIAQIKHLLEESSGLELTEASNEETFLEMGLDSLFLTQVATSLSKKFGVKISFRQLNEEVPNLDKLADHILPHWSNAGAGAGATSNATASSAAPAVNALEDAPELKKVFGAQARIIKEKVDDMTPQQRAWFDAFVKRYVAKTSKSKAFTQENRRPMADPRVVTGFKPQTKELIYQVVVDKSSGCHLWDIDGNEYVDILSGFGSSMFGYMPDFIKKACHEQLEQGIEIGPMHPLAAEVSKLLCELTGADRAAVCNTGSEAVLGAMRMARTVTGRSLIISFSGSYHGINDEVIIRGSKSKKSYPGAPGIMPQAVENMLVLDYGTPESLEIIKQRCHEAAAVLVEPVQSRRMEFRPVDFLREVRRITQENGTALIFDEVITGFRTHQNGTQGLFGIQADIGTYGKVIGGGMPVGAMIGKSEWMDALDGGHWQYGDDSVPPAGVTYFAGTFVRHPLTMAAMKASLLYMKNEGPALQERLNTMTEDMVARVNGLFDQYQLPYRWVNFGSAFKTKYDESVNYTELFFMLMRYHGVHVLDFPHFITTAHTAADIEFIINAVEKTCRELLESGFMPERTYPIPTVNSVLGGHVRHLSERVISAMEPPVAGARLGRTPKGEPAWFLPDPKRQGKYLMVETEEN from the coding sequence ATGGCCAGCCAACATCACAATCTCTTCAGCCTCTTTGATCTCGATCGCGACGAGGCCATCGCCCTGGAGCACGGAGATCAGCGGATCACCTACGCAAGGCTGATGTCGAGCAGCAGCCGGATAGCGGCAATGGTCGCTGCCGGTGGAGGCACACACAGCACCATCGGCCTCTGCCTCGACCGCTCCCCCGAGCTCATCGTCTCCGTCCTTGGCATTGTGCAGGCCGGCGCCGCCTACGTGCCCATCGACCCTACTTACCCTGCTGAGCGCATCGCGGGCATGCTGGAGGACGCCAAGCCGCCGGTGGTGATCACCAGCAAAGTGCACCAGCATCTCTTCAAAGGCACGAGTACCAAGTTGCTCTTGATCGAGGACATCGACCTGGAGAATGGTCCTGTGCTCGGGGGCCCCTGCCCGGCCAAGCCCGAGGACCTGCTCTACGTGCTCTTCACCAGCGGAAGCACCGGCCGGCCCAAGGGCGTGGCCATGCACCATGCACCGCTCACCAACCTGATCCAATGGCAACTGCGCGCCAGCGTTTGCAAAGAAGGTGATCGCACGTTGCAATTCGCGCCCATCAGCTTCGATGTGAGCTTCCAGGAGATCTTCACCACGTTCGCACAAGGCGGCACCTTGGTGTTGATCACCGACGAGGACCGCCTGAACAGCACCCAGCTCCTGCGCAAGGTCATCGCGCAGAAGATCAACCGCATCATCGTGCCCTTCGTAGCACTGCAGTACCTGGCCGAGGCCGTAGAGCGCACTGGCGAAGTGCCTTCCTCGCTGAAGGAGGTCTTCACCAGCGGGGAGCAACTGAAGATCACCCCGGCCATCGCCAGCCTGTTCAAGCAGCTGCCCAGCTGCCGCTTCTGCAACCAGTATGGCCCAACCGAAGGCCACGTGGTGAGCGAGCTGGAATTGAAAGGCGATCCTTCCACCTGGCCCGTACTGCCCAACATCGGAAAGGCCATCGACCACGTGAAGCTGTACGTGCTCGATGAGCAGATGAAGCCGGTGAAGAAGGGCGAAGAAGGTGAACTCTATCTCGGCGGCGCGTGTGTGGCCAAGGGCTACATCGGTCGCGATGACCTCACGGCCGAGCGGTTCCTAGCGGATCCGTTCAATCCTGGTGGCCGCCTCTACAAAACCGGCGACCGCGCTGCGGAACTGCCCAACGGCGAGATCGACTACAAGGGCCGCATCGACGGCCAGGTGAAGGTCCGCGGCTACCGGATCGAGCTCGGCGAAGTGGAATTGGCCATGGAGAAGCACGCCGCCGTGGAACAGGCCGTGGCCACCGTCCGCGAGGACCGTCCGGGGCTCAAGCGCCTGATCGGCTACTATGTCGCGAAGAGCGAACTGAGCACGAACGAGCTGCGCAAGCACCTCGCCTCCCTCCTGCCCGACTACATGCAGCCTTCCGCCTTCGTGGCCGTGAAGGAACTGCCCCGCACCCCCAGCGGCAAGATCGACCGCAAGGCGCTGCCCGCACCGGATGTGAAGCGCCCCGACCTCGACGTGGCCTTCGCCGCCCCGACGAGCGCTGTGCAGAAGACGCTGGCGAACGTATGGGCCGACCTGCTCGGCATCGACCGCGTGGGCATCGACGACAACTTCTTCGACCTCGGCGGCAACTCGCTGCTGAGCATCCAATGTGTGGCGCAGCTCGAAGGCCACGGCCTGAAACTGCCGATCGTGAAGCTCTACCAGCACCCGACGGTCCGCGCATGTGCTGCCTTCCTTGAGGGTGATGCAAGCGCTGCTTCACCCGCCGAGATGGCCAAAGCCCGCGTAGGGGCGAGACATGTCTCGCCCGAAAAGCGGGACGTGGCCATTATCGGCATGTCCGGCAAATTCCCTGGCGCAGCCAACGTAGAGGAATTGTGGGCAAATCTGCTCGCGAAGAAGAACAGCATCAGCACCTGGACGGTGGACGAGCTCGACCCGAGCATCCCCGCCGAGCTGCGCAACGACCCGGACTATGTGAAGGCGCGCGGCGTAATCGCCGATGCCGACAAGTTCGACCACGCTTTCTTCGGTGTGAACCCGAAGGTGGCCGCGCTGATGGACCCGCAGCAACGCGTGTTCCTGGAGACCGCCTGGGCCGCGCTGGAGGATGCCGCCTACGATCCCGCGCAGTTCGCGGGGCTCATCGGCGTGTACGCCGGCATGGGCAACAACACCTACTTCACCCGCAACGTCATCGGCCACCCCGAGCTCATCGAGCAGGTCGGCGACTTCGCGGTAATGACGGCCAACGAGAAGGACTACATCGCCACGCGCCTCGCGTTCGAGTTCGACCTGCGCGGTCCGGCGCTCAGCATCCACACCGCGTGCAGCACCTCGCTCGTCGCGATCGCCCAGGCCTTCAAGGCGCTGCGCGATGGCGAGTGCGACATGGCGCTGGCCGGTGGCATCGCCATAACCGCACCGATCAACAGCGGCATCGTGTACAACGAGGGCGGCATGTACAGCCCGGACGGCAGTACGCGTACCTTCGATGCGAACGGCAAGGGCACCTCGTTCAGCGACGGTTGCGGCATCATCGTGCTGAAACGCCTCGATGACGCGGTGCGCGACAAGGACCACATCTATGCGGTGATCAAGGGCGCTGCATTGAACAACGACGGCAGCGACAAGGCCAGCTTCACCGCACCCAGTGTGCGCGGACAGGCCGAAGTGATCGCGATGGCGCAGGCCGATGCCGGTGTGACACCCGGCGAGATCACCTACGTGGAAACGCATGGCACGGCCACCCCGCTCGGTGATCCGATCGAGGTCGAGGCGTTGACGCTCGCGTTCGGTGGCAAGACCAACGGTCACCACTGCGTGATCGGTTCGATCAAGAGCAACATCGGTCACCTGACACCGGCCGCCGGTGCTGCCGGTGTGATCAAGACCGCGCTCGCCCTTCAGCAGGAGGTGATCCCGGCGAACGTGGGCTTCGAGACACCGAACCCCGCGATCGATTTCAAGAATTCACCGTTCAGGGTATTGACGGAAAGTGAAGCATGGCCGCGCGTGCCGGGCAAGCCGCGCATCGCTGGCGTCAGCAGCTTCGGCGTGGGCGGAACCAACGCGCATGTGATCCTCGCTGAGCCGCCGGTGGCCGTGGCCTCCAGCGCTTCGCGCAGCAGGCAGCTGTTCCTGCTCAGCGCGAAGAGCAAGACCAGTCTGGATGCCATGACGGACAACCTCCGAACATGGCTAGAAACGCATCCCAAAGCTTTTCTGGCTGACGCAGCTTACACGCTCCAAGTGGGCCGCCGACATTTCAAGCACCGTCGCCTCGTTGTCGGTGGCAGCCATGGAGAAGTGATCCATGCCATCGCCAACAAGGACACCAACCTGATCGGTACGCGCGAGCTGCACGAGGCCGCGCCCGGCGTGGTGTTCATGTTCCCCGGCCAGGGTTCGCAGTACGTGAACATGGGCCGCGACCTCTGCGAGAGCGAGCCCGTCTTCAAGCAGCACTTCGACCAGTGCTGCGATCTCTTCACGAAGGAGTTCGGCACGGACCCCGGGTCGGAGCCCGGGGCAGGCCTCAAGGCCATCATCTTCCCGAAGGCCGGTGAAGAGGAGAAGGCTGCCGAACAACTGAAGCAGACCATCTACACACAGGCCTCGCTCTTCACCATGCACTACAGCCTCGCGAAGCTGTGGATGCACTGGGGCATCACGCCGGATGCGATGATGGGCCACAGCATCGGTGAGTTCGCAGCGGCCTGCCTGGCCGGCGTGTTCTCGCTGGAGGATGCCGTGAAGCTGGTGGCCAACCGCGGCCGCATGATGCAGGAACTGCCTGGTGGCAGCATGCTCAGCATCCGCACGGCGGAAGAGGATGTGGTGAAGCGCCTACCGGAAGGATGCAGCATCGCCGCGAACAACGGTCCGCAATTGTGCGTGGCCAGCGGTCCGCGTGAAGCGATCACGAAACTGCAGGCCGAACTGGAACATGATGGCATCACCTGCAAACTGCTCGTGACCAGCCACGCCTTCCACAGCCCCATGATGGATGCCATCATGGAGCCTTACAAGAAGGTGGTGGAAAGCGTGAAGCTGAGCGCGCCGCGCATCCCGATCGTCAGCACCGTCACCGCCGAATGGCTGAAGGACGACGAGGCCACTTCATCGAAGTATTGGAGCGGTCACCTGCGTGCCACGGTGCGTTTCGCACAGGCCGTGAAGTTCGCGTGGAGTGATGCGGACCGTGTGATGCTCGAGGTCGGCCCGCGCACGACGGCCACCACGCTTGCGCGCCAGCAGAGCACCGACAATAAGAAGCAAGCAGCCGTACCCTCCCTGGGCGATTCCGCCGGCAACGGCAACGAACTCACGCAACTGCTGAAGGCCGTGGGTGGCCTCTGGCAGAGCGGCGTGCTCATCGACTGGAGCAAGTTCTACGAGCGCGAGGACCGGTGCCGCATCTCGATGCCGACCTACGCCTTCGAGCGCATCCGTCACTGGGTGGATCCCGTGGCCATGGTGGCCGATGGTGGCCGTACCATTGCCAGCACAACGATCGAGGCTCCTGTTCCGAACAGTGGCGACGCGAACCTTTCCCCCAAGGAATCGCTGATCGCACAGATCAAGCACTTGCTGGAAGAGAGCTCCGGCCTGGAACTGACGGAGGCCAGCAATGAGGAGACCTTCCTGGAAATGGGCCTCGATTCGCTCTTCCTGACGCAGGTGGCGACATCGTTGAGCAAGAAGTTCGGCGTGAAGATCTCGTTCCGTCAATTGAACGAGGAAGTCCCGAACCTGGACAAGCTGGCGGACCATATCCTGCCGCATTGGTCGAATGCTGGAGCAGGTGCAGGAGCAACAAGCAACGCCACAGCCTCGTCGGCCGCTCCTGCTGTGAATGCCTTGGAAGATGCGCCAGAGCTGAAAAAGGTCTTCGGTGCACAAGCGCGCATCATCAAGGAGAAGGTGGACGACATGACGCCACAGCAACGCGCGTGGTTCGATGCCTTCGTGAAGCGCTACGTGGCGAAGACCTCGAAGAGCAAGGCCTTCACCCAAGAGAACCGCAGGCCGATGGCCGACCCGCGCGTAGTCACCGGTTTCAAGCCGCAGACCAAGGAGCTCATCTACCAGGTGGTGGTGGACAAGAGCAGCGGTTGCCACCTCTGGGACATCGACGGCAACGAGTACGTGGACATCCTCAGCGGGTTCGGTTCATCGATGTTCGGCTACATGCCCGACTTCATCAAGAAGGCCTGCCACGAGCAGCTGGAGCAGGGCATCGAGATCGGCCCCATGCATCCGCTCGCGGCGGAAGTATCAAAGCTCTTGTGCGAACTGACCGGTGCCGATCGCGCGGCGGTATGCAACACCGGCTCCGAAGCGGTGCTCGGCGCCATGCGCATGGCCCGCACGGTGACAGGCCGCAGCCTGATCATCTCCTTCAGCGGCAGCTACCACGGCATCAACGACGAGGTCATCATCCGCGGCAGCAAGAGCAAGAAGAGCTACCCTGGCGCGCCTGGCATCATGCCGCAAGCCGTCGAGAATATGCTCGTGCTCGACTACGGCACGCCCGAGAGCCTGGAGATCATCAAGCAGCGTTGCCACGAAGCAGCGGCCGTGCTCGTGGAACCGGTGCAGAGCCGCCGCATGGAATTCCGTCCGGTGGACTTCCTCCGCGAGGTGCGCCGCATCACGCAGGAGAACGGCACCGCGCTGATCTTCGACGAGGTGATCACCGGTTTCCGCACGCACCAGAACGGAACGCAAGGGCTGTTCGGCATCCAGGCCGACATCGGCACTTACGGCAAAGTGATCGGCGGTGGCATGCCCGTGGGCGCCATGATCGGCAAGAGCGAATGGATGGACGCCCTCGACGGCGGCCATTGGCAGTACGGCGATGATAGCGTGCCTCCCGCAGGCGTGACCTACTTCGCTGGCACCTTCGTTCGCCATCCGCTGACCATGGCCGCGATGAAGGCCTCGCTGTTGTACATGAAGAATGAAGGGCCCGCGTTACAGGAGCGTCTGAACACCATGACCGAGGACATGGTGGCGCGTGTGAACGGCCTGTTCGATCAGTACCAGCTCCCCTACCGCTGGGTGAATTTCGGCAGCGCCTTCAAGACCAAGTACGACGAGAGCGTCAACTACACCGAGCTCTTCTTCATGCTGATGCGCTACCATGGGGTGCACGTGCTGGATTTCCCGCACTTCATCACCACGGCGCACACCGCGGCCGACATCGAGTTCATCATCAACGCGGTGGAGAAGACCTGCAGGGAGCTGCTCGAAAGCGGCTTCATGCCGGAGCGCACGTATCCCATCCCCACGGTGAATAGCGTGCTGGGCGGGCATGTGCGCCACTTGAGTGAGCGCGTGATCAGCGCGATGGAACCACCTGTGGCAGGCGCACGCCTGGGCCGTACGCCGAAGGGCGAGCCGGCGTGGTTCCTTCCGGATCCGAAGCGGCAAGGGAAGTACTTGATGGTGGAAACGGAAGAGAACTGA